DNA from Malus sylvestris chromosome 11, drMalSylv7.2, whole genome shotgun sequence:
GGCAACGTCTGTCCTCAAGGCAAGTCATGTCCAATTAATCATTTGAAATCATATGAACATATATATGGTGAAAAGTTGATGATACTCAAAGTCGTAGAGGCCTTTTCATTTGAAAACTGTTATGGTTTCTCTGATTTGAAAACTAAATACTCCAATTGGGTGGAGCTGCTCCAAGACGTTGTAGGTCatataaaaaaggtcgtacccagtgcacaaggctcccgctttacgcaggatATTATGGGTATTAGCCCTTAAATTAGTTTAGACTGCTGTTTCCCTctgaatttttagttttatgttaAGAATAGTTTTATGTTAAGAAGAAACATACAAAATGAAAGCAACATTATACAATGAATAATCAGCAACCTATATATACATTTAGACATTGATTAGGCATAAGATTTTTCTCATGGGTTGTGCTGCAAATCCACACTTGGAGTTGCATAAAGGTACTAAAACTGGAAGCCCAAAGAATTTTCCACAAATCCATATTTATCTTTTGATGTCTTAACTTGTTCAAGTTGTCAAATAAAGAAAAGTTATGACGGTCAGGAATTTGTATAAAGCAGGACTAAGAATAGCTAGTATGCATCAGAGGTTCTGTTGAGCCTTGTTTCCCATATTACAAAAATACTTTATTAATTTCTGGAAGAATGCTGATTATTTAAGAAAGTGAAGTAATTACGTATCATTTGTGCATATATTATTACCAAACTTTCACCGAAGCAAGTGCTGGTGTCGCCAGGAGCACACCCAACATGTGCACCCTTCCACATCTGGGAATACCAGCACTCACAACTTTGTTTAACATAATACCGAATAGTCTTCTTCATCAGAAGTTTTTACTTAACTTTAATGGCTTTACACATTAATCTGTATGCAGGTTGCTGCAAAGGTCATAGGAGAAGCTCAGGCGCTCATAATATTCCCAGTCATTCCATATACCATCCTTGCAATTTTCTACATGTTCTGGTTTTCAGCTGCTTTCCATCTGTTCAGTTCTGGTCAGGTTGTCCAGAATGACTGCAATTTGAACTGCTGTGCTTATGATCTTGTGTCAAAACGAGTGAACTGTGATCGTTGTTGCGGTTATAGCATTCATTACACTCCTCATATTGGAGTTGCCATCCTTTTCCACCTATTTGGGGGTTATTGGGCTACCCAGTTTTTCATAGCATGCTCTTCCACAGTTATTGCGGGTGCTGTTGCTTCTTATTATTGGGCTCGTGGTGAAACTTCAGTAAGTTACTAAGCTGTATGCATAGGTTACCACAAAGTTGCTTGTAGATCTCTGTTATAGGTCTGGATTTCATCATTGTATTTGGATTGCAAGAATGAACAATATAGGTATATAAACATGAGACTTGGTGTTGAAGGCTAGGTTGATATTATAGCATCAAATAGTTTAGTAATATTCTTATTTCATGAAACATAAGGTTCCGTCGTTAGGCGACATGCGTGTCTATGTCTGCATGTGCCTATACATTGAATTTATGTTCGGGAACTGTCGCCCCAAACATAGGTAATATCTGCTGGAGTGAATATTTTGGGTCTTGTTTAGTAACTTCCAAATCAAGTTACCCAAGATTTTCTTTCTGAGGACTAGTTTTTTATTTCACAGTGTGCTAGTTTTTTTATCTTCAATTTCTCATTATCTTCTTCAATGCAGCCAGAAATTCCATTTCTTCCAGTCTTTGCCTCCATGAAACGCCTTGCACGCTATAACCTTGGGTCGGTTGCTCTCGGCTCCCTGATTGTGTCATTTGTGGAATCAATCCGCTTTATGCTTGAGTCAATTCGTCGCAGACTAAAAGTGGCTGGAACCACATCCGATAACTGGTTTGGAAAGACTGTGTACCATGCTTCTAGATTTTTCCTGAGGTGTATTGAGTGGACAATCAAATCAGTCAATCGCAATGCCTACATTATGGTAATTTGACATAACTAGTATCcttcatattttcatatatagAGTTAATCATGTTTTTGTTCATATTCATTCATTCTAATATGGCGACTGCATGGAAGAGGAGCTTATTTGTTGGCTCGAGGAGATTGTCAAATTCCTCGACCGGTTTCCTGTTTGACCAAGATGCTAGAAGCGGTGCCTATGTAACTACTTGGGACATTTAGTCCTGAAGATTTTTTTCATGATTGGATAATGTATCCCCAACATTGTTCTCAAGTCTGAAGCTTGTTTTGAGTACACAATGTCCGGGTTGTAGTGTGTTGTTTAACATAACTGAGTCTTGGCAACACGTAGTCAGAAAGGGTAAAAAATGAAGTAAAAAATCTGAGCAGCTTGAAAGAATAAAGTAGCGAGAAGGCACATGAAAGCTACCAAGTAGACTTCACTCATTTTATTGTAACCTACAGGCTATAGTGCTACATTAGTGCTAAACACTAATGTAGTCCTTTACTTTCCTCtttttatgtgtttatttattagtTTTTGGTTCTCAAATCCCGGTGGCTGAGTTTGAACACCTTTTATTCTATATGGTTTGCTCATCTGATTTGTTTCTTGAAAATATGCTTGTTACTGTTGCAGATTGCTATAACGGGTAAAAGCTTCTGCAAGGCTTCTGCAATCGCAACAGATTTGATCATTAGTAACATTCTTCGGATAGGGAAGGTGAATGTGATTGGTGATGTCATCCTATTCCTTGGAAAATTATGTGTCAGCCTCTCAACTGCCCTTTTTGCTTTCCTTATGTTGGATACCCACAAATACAAATCTGGCCACAacaagatcacttctccactgTTTCCTGTGTTGGTATGTTTATGATCTAAGATAGTGCGTTTTGTGACAATTTTTCATTATCTGATGAAACTACTGAAATGAAAATTGGCTAGAGCAGGGAAGTGGATAAACAAACCTCTTTCGCCGATGAAGCTTTCCTTGTATTATTCCCATAGTCTATGTTGAATGGCATGAACTCACTATGGTCGGGTAGAGTATGTTCCGTCATTAATCTGCTCTTATATGTTTGTGCAGGTTTGCTGGGCTCTCGGCTATGTGGTTGCCACTCTTTTCTTTGCTGTGGTGGAGATGTCAATCGATACCATCATTCTTTCATTCTGCCAGGATTCCGAAGAGCACCAAGGGACTGCCCAGTATGCTCCACCACTTCTGATCCAAACTCTAGACGACCAAAACGAGATGCAGAGACTCACCCAAGGACCCCAATCAGATAGCTTAGACGTATAATTTTACTTTCGCAATCTTTGCTTGATGGAATTTGAGAATCCCCTTGTAAGGTGATAAAGCCTGCCACCCAGTACTTATCCTAGTCCTTGAATTTTTGTGTTCCGTCTGTATATATTCAAGTGTTAGGCGAAACCGAGGGGGAAAACGGGTGCCTCTATACAAGTTTAGAATATCCGTCGCTGTAATTGAGATacatttgaaagaaattagagtAATCAGAGTAATTATGCAATGCTACAAATCTCGCATGAAATTATTGAAACTGTCTTGCATCCTTGCGAAGTTTTTCTTCCACCATTGCGAAGTTTTGTCCACCGCAAATCCAGGACCTCCTCGAGAGGGAAATacataagagtaaattgtaggaATGGTTCATTAACTTTTATCAAATTTGagtaatggtctctcaactaaaaattcactACCATTAGTtcttcaacttatcaaaacgtgtagctatggtgTTTTTCGTTAACTCTATCATAATTCTGTCAAaatgggttaaagttgagggatcattgctccaattgggttaatgTTGAGAGACCATTTTTACAATTAATGAAAGTCGAAGACCATTGATACaattgtttttatttgatttttcatatttgcctCTTGATTTAGTCTTACGTGCATGACACGTAACTCATTTTGATGGAAGTTCTAttgaagttgacgaaaatgatcatagctgcacgttttgatgtaTTAaggaaccaatggtaatgaatttttagttgagggaccattgctccaatgctacaatttactctaagtACATAAATTGTTCTTTGTTGCCTTCAAAACTCCTTCGAAAAACCTCCCCGGATTGAAGGTACATCACTTGGGCAATTACACTTCAGTAACTGTAGGGACCTTCACATATTCAGACAACGATCTCAATTTTTGAGGAAGAATGAAACGGCCGCCGAACTTCTGCTGCAAGGGCAATATAATCCTTACTTAAAGGCCATCCTATCCAACTTTCAGGCATTAAGATACTTGGATGATTATCATAAAGGATTCCCAGCATATATTAGGATTCCCTTTCTTGAAAATTCGCACTTTTCCAAACCTAGAAAACAGACGGAATTCTAGGATTCCTCAGGGCAAATACTTTTATGCATACCCCTTCCAGTTGATCTATACCATACTCTATTCTCGCAAGATGATAGACACTAGCTAACAGTCCGCTTAGTGCTACATCATAAGCACATTAGGAACGTAGATAAGTGTAACCATGTACATATAAAATGACAGCAATCGAATGCCAAACCTCGGGTTTTATTTGTAAAGTTTCTATTCCCTGGTAATCAAAGCCCAAAGATCCATCAACTAACCCATGTTGCCGGCAAGCAGTAGACCTCCAAAAGGTACAATGACATCCCAAGCAAAGTATATTAGGCCTAAGTGAATTGAACTTTGTAGGAAGCAATCTGTTGTGGGACTTGCATAAATGTAAGACTCATTCAATTGCTGGCGAGAATGGCGGTGACTTCGAGCCCTGTAAAGATCGTACGCATGCGGCAGCACTCGAATGGAAGTTGTTCCAATGTAGCATGAAACTGACAGAGCCTTTTGGTTGGAATTGCAGAAAGTGTTGAGAGGAATTTGAGGCAGCAAAACACCATCCGAAACCAAACAAGCATATGATTTCAAGGCAGGCAAGATTTTGATGATCTGAAAGTATTGACAACATCGTTTTCAGTGGCACAGTGCCAAAAGTGCTCCAATCCATCAGTAGTGAAGCAGCTAAAGCCCCTGCAGTGTATATACAAGTAAAACCACAACAAACGCCTTCTTCTCATTGACCGGGGAACAATTGAATCGCAATGATCAGAATACGAGATGTGATCATAAGGTGGAGAACGCGATGAAACTGGATAAGAGAAGTGATTAGAAGTGGTGGATATAAAGAAAAGGcgccaaaaataaacaaaaacatgaGAAGCTTTGGCAATGAGTACCACATCTTTAAAGAGGTGGTAGCAGAAGACAGGTGTTTTCCTCATGACCATTGGGACAAAGATAAACAAGAACAACGAAATGAAATTCAATGTGAAAGTACTGCAATGTTTCGATTGTTTTGTGTACTTTCCATAGTCTGCAAAATACGGATTATATAACGACTTTAATATTTAGGTATCGAATTCAACATGTCTGTCTATGTACAAGTAGAAAAAATATTACTTCACAGTAGTGCTCAACCTCAGTAATGTCACTCGTCTGTAATAATTGTCACGTGTTTGAAAAGTGAACCATCCGTCTAATTGTGACAAAAAAGGATATATCAAATTCGTACATTGTCGTGACAATTTCAAAGAGAAAAAGGAGCTTATGACTTTGTTTTCATAGACAGCTAGAACAAACAAAACCCAGGACTGTGAAACCAAAGCTGCATTTTATTGTTCGTAAATACTAAATACCTAAGAGGACAAAAAAAACTGGAACAAAGGAATGGAAAACCAAGTTTGTTCTAGGGcctgtttgataaccattttgtttttaatttttaactttcAATTTAATGTTAGAGGTGGAGGGGAAATACATGGGACAAGGGATATAGAACGATGACAGAATGATAATAGGATAGATGTAGAAAAACGAATAAGAAAAGACACACAAAGTGGAAATAAAAAAGGCGAAAACtattttaagttgttttcactttcaagattttatttttattcattcatttttatttatttccttCTCTCGCACCACCGTCTCGTTTTCTCCGTATACTTCTCTACGTTTTCTTATATTGAAAACTATAAACGAAAAAtgaaaatggttatcaaatcaGCCTTTAGAATATTGCTTTGTCAAAAAAGGCTAGATACCAATTATATTAGGCCTAAGCGAATTGAACTTTGTAGGAAGCAATCTGAGGGGTGAGGACGCGTGCCCATGTCAATGAAACTAGAGCCTTTGGCAATGCTCGGAGGGTTCTGAGTAAAAAGGGTTGCACTGAGGCGGAGACGAACACAAAGAGCTCGGTGCAGGAAGAAAGTTCTCAGCCAGTGAAGTTACAAGCTCCTTTAGTCAATCTCTCTGGTTACGGACAGTTTTGATGATTATTTAGAGGAACTTTTGTGTAGTctaaaattgcatcaaatcTGCATATGTAGGTTTTAGATCAGTTGGTTTGAATCTCTTCCCCATTAACTAGAGTATATTAGAATACcgctttgtaaaagaaaaataaagtgaCAAAAAATGAACATTATTTAGAAAGGATGCCAAAAACTCTGGAATGCTGCTGGTTCTGCAACTATTCTGCAGATGTCTCACATCCAAAATTTATTCTAAGAACCTCTAAACTTGCGCTTCTCTCTTTCTCCAtgtctttcacatttttctcgcttagttttgtttttgttttcttatcgAAATCTCTAGAATGTGTGCAGAAACACAGTTGAACAAGACATGAGTACTAAGTTTCATGGTATCCTCGAGACCTATGTGCATTAACCTTGTGACAGACCGACCTCATTCTCGTGACAGAAGCAAATATTGTTTGTTATCttatagaaaagaaaaatggaagtGCGCACATTATAGCTAACAAGTTCAACACATTACAAACgaaaagaaagataaaaataaaaaagctaaAACTTGATACCTCCTCAAGTACAAAGGAGAGAAGATTAAATTACCCTTCAGTAACAGTAGGGACCTTCTCATATTCACCCAACTCTATCAACTTTTGAGGGAGAATGCAACGACCCCCAAACTTCTGCTGCAAGAAAACGACGCCAGCAAACACTAAACCCCCAAAAGGAATTATGACATCCCAAGAAGTGGAGTAAAAATCTGCTGCAGGGCTTGCATACAGGTACGACTCGTTGAATTGACGGTGAGCAAATTTGTGAGCCCTGTAAAGATCGTATGCATGTGGCACCACTCGAACAAAAGTTGTTCCAACATAGAACGAAATGGATAGAgcattttcttttgatttgcaAAACATGTTGAGCACAACTTGAGGCAGCAAAAAACCATCCAATACCAAACCGGCATAAGATTTGAAGCCAATGCTGAAAATTGAGTGATCAGCGTAGTAGCTCTTTTTCCAAATCTGTTCATGCAGAAGCCAAGCAGCGAAAGCCCCTGCAACATATAGTAGTAAGGCCACAAAGAGAGTCTTCTTCTCCATGAGCCAGAGTTCGTCGCGATTTCCATGTGCTGATCTTGCTGACCAAGTTAGCTGCAGAAGACGGATTTGCAGCAAGAAAGCTACCATTGTTATCACCCTCACAACTACCTCATTAACTTCAAGCCATCCTCCGGTTCCAAGGAACACGTTTTGGTGGTTGGTGCTACTCGTGAACATGGCTTTGAAGTTTAACATAAGGGGTATCATGTAGCCAAGAGTTAGAATTAGTAGCATGAAAATGGAAATGGAGGGAAGAACATCTGGATACTTTTTCACATGGAAGAGTTGTCGCACCACAAAGAAGCATGCCAGCGTGGTGGATATAAGAACCAATATGATCTCCACATCCATCCTCCAAATGGACCGCCTTTCTTCAGCGAGGGTAAAGGAAGCTGAGGTTAAATCCCAAGTTTCAAAATAAAGAGGGTCAGACTTTTTTCGCGTGCTTTTTATGCTGCCCTTGATGAAACCCGAATTGTTGGTTGGATTTGTTGGGGGGAACTCAAAATTGACAGCAATCCCGCAATCTACAGAATCATTTGTTGGCTGCTGACCCTTTGAGGCCAGGTTTCTGCAGCCTACCATGCACAGGCTGCCTTCGGTTTCATCATAGATCCCTTCAGCAAAGATCTGCATTTCGTTTAAAACTGATGCATTTTGAAACTTTGCATGAGATAGCAGGTGGATGCTTATTTTGTAGCTAATATTGTACGGATTGCTGTGGTTGAAGCTGTATCTCACAGGAGAGCTCTCAGGAGCTGTAGATTCAGATTCGGTGGTTGCAATCACACCTTGCATCGAATACCAATACGCCTGATAAAATTGATTCCCAACAGAAATCGGAACAGAACTTCCCCACACAGCTTGTCTTTTAGAATTCTTAGCTGACACATCAAATCTCATGTCATAAGAAAACGGATTCGGGTACACGTTGATCTTGGGATGAGAAGTCTTCTTTTTTGGGCACAAATTACTtacttgtttggttttggtgtaCTCATACTTCACACCAGGAATCAGAACCCTTCCAATGTCATCCTGAGGACTTTGGAACGTGATCTTTTCAAAGTAACCCGACTCTGTCACATTTTTGTTGCTCCAAATCTCCCCCACAATGCTACTTGTGTTTCCGATTGTCCATACTGCAGAAAACCGCAAGTTAATTCTTGTTGAACAATCACCGACACGAGTATTGTTCCAAGAACCTGCTGCATCCAAGAATCGACACGCAACACAAGACAGCTGATTTTTTTCTGCATCCCATGAGCCTTCTCCAATCAATGTTGTATTGGGATCGAATAGCCTTCGATACCAGATGTTGCTGCTGTCTACAAATTCGACCAGAACTCTCAACCTTTTCGCATCATTCCGACACCCGATAAGCTTCAACGAAACAACACGAGCCAAATCAGACGTGGCCAAAGGAGTGCAGTTCTTGGCAGAAGAGCAAAAGCTTGAGTATTTGAGATCAAATCCATGATTTCGCACTTCTCTTGAGAGTACAGAACAAAATCTCTTTATATTCAAGGAACTTGTGGGATTGGAATTATCACTTCCACCGGAAGTATTTCTGTTTTCAGAACTATTTGAAATCAGAGTGTACTGGTAGTTCATACCGGGAAGCATCAAAATAGAGATAGGTTCAAAATAATCTGGATCATTCTTGGAACTGATCATGTTCTCCAAAGTTCCGCTACTCAAACTCGTGACACTAGTGGAATTCATGAAGTTGTAGAGCTTAAAAATAGGATGAATGTTGAGCGAATAACTTCGTCCTTTTGAGTAACCATAACCGGAACCAACCATACAAATCTTCCCGGAAGATTGTAACCAGAACCCTTCAAGTTTAAGTATTAATCTTCTTGGACGAGGAACTGATCCAGATGAGAAACTGTTACTTGTGGTGGAAGAATTCCCCACAAAGTAATGTGTATCACCTGGAAACAATAAAGTCCCTCGAATCTTGATCAGGCCTGGAACATCCGTTTCTCTAGTCTTCAAGATAAAGAATTGAACAGATTTTTCACTATGATTAGACGATGAGATAGGACTAAGAAGGCCACCGCCACCGGTGTAGTAACCCGTGAGGAGGTGTTGGTAGGGCGGTCCTAGCGCAAAACCTTTCGGTAAAGACTGGGGAACAAATGAAGCACAGTGATCAGCGTAAGTGGTTTGGAAATCGTATTTAGAGGAAGCTGCAGAAGAGATggtgaagaaaagaaagacgAACATAAGAAGATTGGGTAAAAAGATGATCATGGAGATGGCCATGGATTCTTTGGTCATGGACTAGATAAGTGGATTTGGAGAAAGATGAACAAGGAGAGGATATTTTTATGCAGTACTAGTAGTACCAGGTCAACCATTAGCATTGGGATAGTCCTCAAGCGGTCCTACTGCTATGTAAGGAAGGACACTGAAGCCTGCAATCTGCATTGGAGTTGGCTTTAGTTGAATGTCCCATTTTCTTATTGAACAGTTCAAATAGTTTGATAGTTAAgttgaaaaaataaacaatataaTCAATTTTTAATGGAAAAAATTTGGAATTAGAAGAAATAAAAGATATTGTTGATGCTGTAAACTTGACCATTTCCACCCTTGCACATCTCCACTTGGTGTATAATATTCAAAAGTTGAATTGCGAGCTTCAGATATATCGttttatgatattaaaaaatGTTGTCACAGACGCGTTTGCTAGTGTGGgtcagttttcttttttttaagtatGGTTGGTGAGAAACTTTTCCTACTGAGGCAAGATTAACTGGCTTATGGATTTATGTAATTTCAGTTGCCCAAAGGTCTtctctttgtaatttttttctacaaaaatgtcaagaagaaagttgaggtaTCACCTTAATCCCGAAAaccatttagaaaaaaaaaccctaatccgaaaaaacttaaacaaagtgatgaagaaatgagtaaCAAAAAGTATCTAAGACTGAATAAAAATAAATCTACATATGACCATTGTAATGGCATATGAAAGGAATTTACATATGATTATTTGGAAGGTGTCATTTACAAATTCTTTTCGC
Protein-coding regions in this window:
- the LOC126590423 gene encoding uncharacterized protein LOC126590423, whose translation is MAISMIIFLPNLLMFVFLFFTISSAASSKYDFQTTYADHCASFVPQSLPKGFALGPPYQHLLTGYYTGGGGLLSPISSSNHSEKSVQFFILKTRETDVPGLIKIRGTLLFPGDTHYFVGNSSTTSNSFSSGSVPRPRRLILKLEGFWLQSSGKICMVGSGYGYSKGRSYSLNIHPIFKLYNFMNSTSVTSLSSGTLENMISSKNDPDYFEPISILMLPGMNYQYTLISNSSENRNTSGGSDNSNPTSSLNIKRFCSVLSREVRNHGFDLKYSSFCSSAKNCTPLATSDLARVVSLKLIGCRNDAKRLRVLVEFVDSSNIWYRRLFDPNTTLIGEGSWDAEKNQLSCVACRFLDAAGSWNNTRVGDCSTRINLRFSAVWTIGNTSSIVGEIWSNKNVTESGYFEKITFQSPQDDIGRVLIPGVKYEYTKTKQVSNLCPKKKTSHPKINVYPNPFSYDMRFDVSAKNSKRQAVWGSSVPISVGNQFYQAYWYSMQGVIATTESESTAPESSPVRYSFNHSNPYNISYKISIHLLSHAKFQNASVLNEMQIFAEGIYDETEGSLCMVGCRNLASKGQQPTNDSVDCGIAVNFEFPPTNPTNNSGFIKGSIKSTRKKSDPLYFETWDLTSASFTLAEERRSIWRMDVEIILVLISTTLACFFVVRQLFHVKKYPDVLPSISIFMLLILTLGYMIPLMLNFKAMFTSSTNHQNVFLGTGGWLEVNEVVVRVITMVAFLLQIRLLQLTWSARSAHGNRDELWLMEKKTLFVALLLYVAGAFAAWLLHEQIWKKSYYADHSIFSIGFKSYAGLVLDGFLLPQVVLNMFCKSKENALSISFYVGTTFVRVVPHAYDLYRAHKFAHRQFNESYLYASPAADFYSTSWDVIIPFGGLVFAGVVFLQQKFGGRCILPQKLIELGEYEKVPTVTEG
- the LOC126589461 gene encoding choline transporter protein 1-like; its protein translation is MRGPMGAVIGRYPPSDGSAQMSSIIRHNRKCRDLVFLVIFIAFWVAMIVNSSFGFNQGNPSRLTYGLDYKGNVCGDKHAKPGLKELELKYWLNPNQVYLSGLKDNQFKLANARSICLLDCPIPYEDSLSWVCDYPDGDIRLSMDDWIDRNYDYYEFLTPELRNTSLQLQGPCYPVIFPSINVYWTCQFIARPSNVSLTHWQQMGGVKINEDIIIDKSIHKAINSRSSVFKRYMADIGKAWPVLIVCGGILPLFLSVIWLLLIRHFVAAMPWITVGLFNILMIAVTMFFYLKAGWIGNDSITPIIGEHDPYIHIIGRELHHLHAVAVIMTSIMVVSILTSIAIVRRILMATSVLKVAAKVIGEAQALIIFPVIPYTILAIFYMFWFSAAFHLFSSGQVVQNDCNLNCCAYDLVSKRVNCDRCCGYSIHYTPHIGVAILFHLFGGYWATQFFIACSSTVIAGAVASYYWARGETSPEIPFLPVFASMKRLARYNLGSVALGSLIVSFVESIRFMLESIRRRLKVAGTTSDNWFGKTVYHASRFFLRCIEWTIKSVNRNAYIMIAITGKSFCKASAIATDLIISNILRIGKVNVIGDVILFLGKLCVSLSTALFAFLMLDTHKYKSGHNKITSPLFPVLVCWALGYVVATLFFAVVEMSIDTIILSFCQDSEEHQGTAQYAPPLLIQTLDDQNEMQRLTQGPQSDSLDV